The genomic segment AAAGGAGAGGTCTTTTATGATTACAGCAGAAACGATTAAAGAACAGGCAGGTGAACTTGGGTTTGATCTTTGCGGAATTGCTCCTGTTGAACGCTTTTCAGGAGTTTCGCAAAAGAGTGATCCTGCGCACATTATGGAGGGATGCCGTTCCGTAATTGTTGTGGCGAAAAAATTTCTGAATAGTACCACTACCATATATTCATCTATCCCGTATACAATTATCAGAAACCAGTTAAGCAGCTTCATAGATATAAAAACCGTAGAGCTATCCTATTTTCTGGAATCTGCAGGTGTAAGGGCTGTTCCCACGGGTGCCATTGAGCCTTGCAATTATGATTCCAGTCTTAATAGGGTTGTAGGACTCATCTCATTGAAAAACGCAGCCTATCAGGCTGGGCTTGGCGTGATAGGCAAGAACACCCTTTTACTAACCCCCAAGTTTGGAAACATGGTCTGGCTGGGAGCGGTTCTAACCGATGCCTCTTTAACACCTGATGAGGTGATGACCTATTCTCCATGCAACAATTCCTGCCGATTATGTATAGATGCCTGTCCTGCCAATGCTCTGGACGGAGGTGCATTTATGGATCAAAAGAAGTGCTGGAATTTTGCCTTTGGAGAACCGGCGGAAGGCGGTGAATGGAGGATCAAATGCTATACGTGTCGGTCGGTCTGTCCATTTTCAAGGGGATAT from the Sediminispirochaeta bajacaliforniensis DSM 16054 genome contains:
- a CDS encoding epoxyqueuosine reductase; the protein is MITAETIKEQAGELGFDLCGIAPVERFSGVSQKSDPAHIMEGCRSVIVVAKKFLNSTTTIYSSIPYTIIRNQLSSFIDIKTVELSYFLESAGVRAVPTGAIEPCNYDSSLNRVVGLISLKNAAYQAGLGVIGKNTLLLTPKFGNMVWLGAVLTDASLTPDEVMTYSPCNNSCRLCIDACPANALDGGAFMDQKKCWNFAFGEPAEGGEWRIKCYTCRSVCPFSRGYQIA